The genomic DNA ACCCGCTACCACAACTGCGGAAGTGGATCGATAAGGTCTTTCACATCCACGGCAAAGACGCAACCGTCTTGCATGATATCGTCGCCAAGCGCGGCATTCTCAGTGGCGACAGGTTTTTCTACCACCGTGCGCCCGGCTTCGGCGATACCAACTGGGCTGACGTGATCTCTATTCTTCGCATGCACGGCTACCGCGGCGCGATCGATATCGAGGGCTGGCACGATCCGGTCTATTGCGGCGATCTGGAGATGACTGGCCAGGTCCATGCCCTGCGCCATCTTCAACACTGCCGCGGCGGTACGTATGTGGTCGAACCTAAGGTGTGATGAACCGAAAGTGCTGTTGGAGCAATCGCCCGGCGCGGCGAATACGATTCCGCCGCGGCCTATACACACACGACGCGCGTATGGCGGCGTGGATCCAAGGAGGTACAGACATGTTCGGTCTTTGGGGCCACCGCGCCCAGTCGGGGCAGGCACTTCCAGGCGGTGCGGACGGGCTCGGTGGCGGCGGGCATGCTGGGGCTGTTCACATTCCCGGTGATGCTCACGTTCCTGGAACCGCTGGTGTTCCGCGAGCCGTTGCGGCGGTGGTCGATCGTGCACGGACTGGTCGTGCTGGCCGGGATCGCCCTCGTGGTTCCGGAGTTGAGTCTGGCCAATGCCGAGACGGCCGGACTGGCGTGGGGCCTGCTTTCGGCGGTGCTGTATGCGGCACGCAATCTGATGAACCGGCGGTTCGTCCACAGCGATGGCTCGTTGCCGGTGATGTTCTGGCAGGTACTGGTGGCGGCGGTGGTGCTCAGCCCCGCGTGGCTGTGGCCTGTTGAGGCCAACCTGCCGGCGGACCTGCTCTGGCTGGTCGTGCTGGGCGTGGTGTGCACGGCCGGGGCGCACACGCTGTTCATCGCGAGTTTTCGACACTTTCGAGTCGCGACCGCTTCGATCATTCTCACGCTCGAACTGCTCTACGCGGTGCTGCTCGCGATCCCGATTTTCGGCGAGTGGCCAAGGTGGCAAACCTGGCTGGGCGGCGCAATCATGCTCACGACGATCGCGCACGAGTCGTACCGCCATCGCAGTGTGGCTCCGAAAGCAGCTGATGCCACATGACTGGCGAAGTCGTCGCGAAACCGAGGTAAACTGTTGCTGCCAACTCGCTCCACGTCGACGAACGATGCAGGATCAGCCCATGAATCAGTCACACCACAAACCGCCACAGCGGCCCCGCAGTGATGCGTCATGCCGTGACAACGATCGGCCGCACTGCCCCGTCTGTGGCAGCCCGGGCGTGGAGAAGAAACAGAAATGGTTCTGCCAGCGCTGCGGCCTGCTGTTGGCGACCTGCTGCAATTGAATCGCCAAGGGGGAAGCTGGATGACCGACACCGCCAGCGACCGCGACGCCCGCCCCACCACCGTCCGCCATCTGCGCCGGCGCTGGAAGCCGATCAAAGAGCATCTGCACGCTGAGCAGAAGAACCACCCCACCAACATCCGCTTCCATCGGGCGTGCAGTTGGCTGCAACGGGTGGAGCAGATGGAGGGTGACGCCGACCTGGACCTGGTGCTCACCGGCCAGTGGATCGCCTTCAACGCCCTCTATGGTCAGTGGAACCCGGCCGCCGGCGAACCCCTGCCTGATCGTGAATGCTGGCGGCGCTTTCTCGATCGCGAGCTGGCGATGGATGCGAACGGCCGACTCGCTGACATCCTCACCGAGCACAAGCGGCTGGTACTGGCCATCCTCGACGACGCCTACCTCGAAAATTATTTCTGGAAAGAACCTTCGCCCCGGAAGGCGACCCAGACGACCAAAGGACGTCGGCAGGCGGCGACGTGGTATCTGGAGCAGCGATGGGCTCTGGTACTCGAACAGGTGGTCGAACGGATCTACCTGCTGCGCTGCCAGCTGCTGCACGGGGCGGCTACGTACAACAGCAAGCTCAACCGCACCTCGATGCGACGCTGCACCACCATGCTCGGCCACCTGCTGCCGGCGCTCATGGAGGTGTGGATCGACCACGGGGCCGAGGAAGACTGGGGGCCGATGTGCTACCCGCCGCAGGGGTAGGCGTGCCCCGTAGCGTGATTGCGGAATCGAGAATTCGTGTGCTGCCTCACCTTGTGTTCGTCATGGCGGCGCAGCATCATGCCACAGCTATCGGTCCCTCACGGAAGGCGACCGATCCGGCCAACTTCATCACCCTATCACGGTTCCATCGCCTGGGGATGCTCGAAAAGCAGCGACTGCAACCTGCCCTCGTCGATGAAGCGGTCCTCGAAGGCGACCCGGTCGAGGATCCGTGTG from Phycisphaerales bacterium AB-hyl4 includes the following:
- a CDS encoding DMT family transporter, producing the protein MRTGSVAAGMLGLFTFPVMLTFLEPLVFREPLRRWSIVHGLVVLAGIALVVPELSLANAETAGLAWGLLSAVLYAARNLMNRRFVHSDGSLPVMFWQVLVAAVVLSPAWLWPVEANLPADLLWLVVLGVVCTAGAHTLFIASFRHFRVATASIILTLELLYAVLLAIPIFGEWPRWQTWLGGAIMLTTIAHESYRHRSVAPKAADAT